In Cryptomeria japonica chromosome 1, Sugi_1.0, whole genome shotgun sequence, the sequence ttgcagaggaattgctggtgtattttgtggaacaggtatacaattggtaaaacatatagttggttgttctctctcataggctaaagtatattttgaattttcattttggattggggcattgaaatggggcttacttttgcatttggaactgtaGGGCAAGAAATAAtgttttgcttcatgcttgttcatatgctatgacttgatcggactagatgtggctttggaacttgcctggatgaataatatgattgaatttgtgtttccatacctactttaggttcttgatatactttgatgattctttgaatattttaagtttGTGCCTATTTTGTCTACAGAATATGTATGCTTGGCTTCTTCCCCTttgctttgccagcacctccaatGCCTAGCATGGGAGTGGGCATGGGAGGTTGCTTTTATCTaggtatgagtggaatgggaatgcctcccatgccagcttatggtatgccacctatgggtggctattgatgggattgaataacttaacgtgggacacaattcttcatcatacatggttttttgaggtTGATCTTCGAGCggaaagattagattgtcaaattgtttttattgtcatttggttggttgatataaaataatgaatctttagtattatcgtattggtcaatcagttcaaatCTTTCCATTCACCAAGCATTTGACGCCCGAACTGTCgcatgattagattgtcaaattgtttttattgtcgttAGGTTGCCTGATACctaataatgaatctttagtattatcgaaccgtctctctctccctctccctctctttatcctattctccccatctctaccctccctctcccaatctcctctctctctctccctttgtctccctccccctctccttatcctattctccctctctttctatctcttattttatctcttaccccctctctctctctccaatctctctctccctctccctctctccttttcccaatctccctccccatCTCCTTATCCTACTTTCTCTCTCTCTACACCtctctctccttatcatattctgtccctctcttcctatcccctattatcTCTCTTAcctcctctccccctactctctctctctctctctctctctctctctctctctctctctctctctctctctctctctctctctctctctctctctctctctctctctccttttcccgatccccctctctctccctctccccctctccttttcccaatctctctctctctctctctctctctctctctctctctctctctctatttatctctctccttTTGCCAATCTCCTTCTCcccttctccttttcccaatctccctctctctccctttcccctctcctttttcaaatccacctctctccctctccctccatccccctctccttattctattctctctctcactctcactctctctctctctctctcctccctctctctcttctctttctttccctatctctctccctctctttctatccccttctctctctatctctaactctctctccctctccctctcccccctctccctccccatctcatTATCTTATCttattctctctccccctccctctctcttaaccctactctctctctctctctctctttatatatatactaTTCTCCCTgtctccaccctccctctccctctctctctcctctctctctcctctctcccttcccctccttatcttgttctctctctctctctctctatcctattctccccatctccgccctcccctctccctctctcccaatctcctttccctctctctctcctctctccctctccctctccttatcttgttctatccctcttcctatctcctattctctctctctctctctctctctctctctctctctctctctctctctctctttctcttcctatcccattctctctctatcCTACCCcttactctctctctcttcctgtccctctcttaatcctattctctctctctctctctctctctctctctctctctctctctctctctctctctctctctctctctctctctctctctctctctctctccctactccatatttggttcctagttctacataacccatatgggttatgcatAACTAAGGCCAAAAATTCTAGTTATGCATAACCCACGGGTTTCTAAAacatataatgttcctcaaaacccaacttttgattttttattataaaatataatgttcctcaaaacccatactggttttgaagaacttttttatttttttaattgtttttggctaggcttggtgttaccaaacctagcacatttttgaatctCCATAAcatgcacgggttatgaaaaaatccattttttttgcatgtggccacttttctgccCACCATCTTGGTACACTTACCCTTGTCAAGACCCTTCTTTCTACAAATAGGAGTCCTGCAATCCCCTAAGTAACATTGGTAGTGACTGCTATATCTAGGGTCCAACTCTAGGGGTGTACAAGTAATAAATCCAAATTAATTGACTTCATATGCACTACTTTCCATCAATAGGTACCTAAGAAGCATAGTAAATAGTTAGAAATTACTCTAGCAAAACCCACTAAACTAATTAAAATCATTTACTATTAATTGAAAAAAACTATTCATAGTTAGGCTAGATCTTGACATCAATATAACACAATTCTATCTGACTTGTGCAAAGACCATCCAACAATCCTAGGACCAAACCCAAATCACATTTTTGTGGGGAGACTTTGTTGTTTTCCAATTACAGATACCATAGAAATGTGAAACATATTACCTATTAATCATTATACTGAAGTTGCAAACTGACATATTTGGTGCACTATTATTAATGAGAATAAAACTAAGATGGAACTAAATAGTGATTTGAATCAATTATTTAAATGTGTAGGCCTAGTTGTAACAAGCATAATCTACATTGCATATTAACTACTAAGATAAATTAGACCCTATGAAGTGAGTCATGTACGCTTTAGTATAGCATATCCATAAGTTAGAAACCCTAGGGAATGACCAAATACCCTTGAATTAGATTGTGATTAAATCAAACAAAAGTGTTAGCAAAACAACTGTCAGGCATAACTCAGAGATATATGTTATTGAATTAAGGAAGAAAATTTTGATCAAAATTGTCTAGCCAAACATGATAAAGTTAATCTCCTTATATTATTAAAGCCAATGGCTAATACTGTATGAGAAGAATTTTGGAAGCTTCTTGATTGGATTAGTTATATAATGTGAAAAGAAGAAAGTAACCCAAAGAAAATATAATTTCATTTTACAACATTATATTTAAGGTTATAAACATGTGTCATGATATTAATCCTTGTCCTAATATGGGAAAATGTTTTCCTTACTTCGAAGAGATAATCATGACATTATGGAAACATAGTCCACAAACCAAATTATTTCTTACAAATATGAGTGATTCTATTTCAAGATATCATTATTTCTTCTATCAAAACAATGAGAGACAAACTTTTCCAATCTCCAATATCTAAGTTATGTTGTTAGTTATGGGCAAAAACATAAGCCAAATCAAATTTGCAACTTGAGATGATATCATAGTAGTGTAGTGGAAGATGGATTATGAATTAGACCTCTAGAAAGGTTAGAAATTTTATATTCAAGCCTTTTTCTATTTGGGTCATCTTGATTACTTTCCCCATGGTCATTCCACTATTACTTGATCACAAATATCTTGGGAAGGGAAAACTATCATACTCCACCTATGAACATTCCCATACCATCTCCAAGCAAGGGTACAACAAAAATGGATAATTAAAAAAAGAGACACGTGTCTAGTGATTTTCTAGGGGAACTAAGGcatcaaaaagaaaattattatggaTAAAACAAGTTTTGAGAGGACCccaaaccccatacaataggtttgaaagggacctaaaaccctctgAAATTAATGAGAATCTAGAATCCATTAAAAAAATGTTGCAAAAGGATATAAATTTGGACTAACAATAGCCAACCATCTACTAAACATTAGTAGGTAGCTAAGAACAAGAACATCCACCGACCAGACCTAAGCCATTAGACCTGATAAGTCAACAACACTAGAGATAAGGTTTTGCAAGGTTCCCATAACTTGAAACATGGGTTTtgacaaggctcccataacctgaaaCATGAGTTTTGataaggctcccataaccttttaAGATCCAAGATTTAAGGGTAAACTAAGGTACCCTTAACATGCATCAGTATCCAACGGTTTTTCCAGACATCTTTACCTTCATCATTGGGTTTTAGCAAGGCTCCCAAAACCAGAATAACaagaatcataaaaaaaaaaattaaagaacaaTCTAGAAATAACTAATCCTCCCAGACAAAAAATGCAAGGCAAGGATcaaggggttttgaaaggctctaAAAACCTTTAGATTGGGTTTTGTCATGGCTCCCAAAAACAtgttgaaacaaagaaagactttCGAGCAAAAAGACATCTCCCTTGTAACAAAACTCTTCTCAACCTCAATACAGAAGGAACCCACTTTAATAGGAGAAAAATACAAATAAACCAATAGCTGGAAGAGCATAACTTGATTCAACCCCAGAAACAAGTAGCTAGAGACAAAACTAGACCACATAGAGAAACAACCAACCTCTCCCACCATGAAAAACACCACCTCCATACGCATTTCCATCACCTCGATAAGAAATGTGAAAGAGGTAAAggagagaaaaatgagaaaaaaccCTCACCATGACCAAAAGAGAAAGTTCCACCTTGATAGGAGCCTCACAGAGAAGAACCTAGCCCAAAAAAGAAAAATCTCACTTGAAAAGAAATAACATAAAGCATCAAGAAATAGTGGGGATGAGCACAACCCCTAGAGAACAAAACCAAAACTAGATTTATAGAATGTGGCCAGCCCAAGCCCTTGTAAACTGCTAGTAACTGCTTGACCACTAACAAGAACAAAGCCACCAAAATCCCTAGCACCAAAAAATCTAATTGAAAGAAAAGACAAGAAGAACATAGGAGCAGAACAAAGAAAACCCCAAAAGGAGGCAAAAAACATAACACCCACAACTATGTTCCAATAGAAATAAGAAACAATAAGCTCAAAACAGGGCTAGGAACACCATGCATGGATGCAGCGACAAAAGGTCTAGCCAAAACAATAGAACTAGGAGAAGAGGGAAGCCCATGATAGGAGAAACCCCAAATAATTTTCccagaaaagaaagaaataggggtGCATCACTAGGATCTTCGATACTATTGTCTTCATTAGTGCCCCCACCTTTGTCAATCAAAAGCCCTCTTTGGCAACCCCCACAAGAAACAACACAAAAGCTGCCAAGGAAGGAGAGAAGGAGCCAAACCAAAAGGGGGtgatcatcatccccatcctccccttcctctatGTCGCCTCCCAAAACCCTAGTTCCTCTACTCACCTTCTCCATTTTTGACAATCTTATTGTTACTATAGTTAGTACAGTTAAAATTATTAATATTGACTTGTTGATTAGTCAATGGGTTGcttaaaacaaaaatttaaaagaGTGCCAATTTCTAATTAAGTGGCATTAGGTAGTTTGAAGAGACACAATACTTAGAAAGATGGTGACCATGGTTAAAAAATAATTCCTTATTTCCTGTTGAAGGATATATAATGTAGTAGATTTATGGTTAAGAAAGTGGAGATACGAATGTCACTTCTCATAAGACAAAGACTACTAGTGTCATAAAGTTTGTCTACGTTACAAATTATTCCCCCTACTTTAGAAAATGATAATCctccaaaattaaaaaataaggaaaTCATGTAAAGTAGCATAGTATCATATAAATCTATAGAAATAAAAATTAAGGAAAGTTAATGCTAGTTTCATACTAGCAATTAGAAATGGAAAAAAGGATATTAAAATAAACTATAAGTTATTAATGGGGAATAGTTCTGATTAATTAAAGTGGGAGAGAGAATGAACCCTTATTATAATAGGGGGGAACTTGCAAGAAATGAGACTAGACCAATACCAAAAAAGAGGGACCCCTTTTCTAAAAGAGAGGCTTTTAACTAGAGCACCAAAATGGAACACCAAAGAAGAGAAGGCCCTTTTTTGAAAGAGATGTTGTATATTGGAACCTCATGCCGATAGGACCAAGGGTCCCAACCCAATAGAGCTTTAGATAATCACAATAGAGGGGTTATGGAAGGAACCCCGCACCATAAACCACACAAAAATCCTTACACTGGAAACAAAACAACCAAGTAGACATAAAAATAATAGCAGGTTTTGAAAGGCACCTCAAAACCTTTTTCCTAAAGCACCACCTTGCATAGAGACATTCTCAAACAAGGAAGGagaccacaaagatctcaaaaaccAACTAGTTTTGGTAAGCATCCAGAAGCGTTGTGAGGAAAATAACCAGCTAACATTAATAGTTGAAACAAACCAAAGGAAAAATAACCAATAATTATTACTAGCTAAACCAAAACTATGAAAAAATAACAACTACCAATGGTAGCAGAAACAACATGATCCACCTCCATAGGACCTACAATGTACATGATCATAATCAACCTAAAAAACTGCCTCAATTAGATCATGTGCTAGATTCACAAAACCCATAAACTCAAATGCATCCACCATAATAGGAACAATAACAATGAGGAGCATAATAGGACCCACCGCATGATCCTCCCCAATAGGACCAATAGTGCAAGATTCACAAGGACCAATGTCGAGAAAAGAGTTGTTATCTAAAGGTCCACTACAAAAAATAACACAATGGAAGCCACAACCCCACTAAGGGAGAAAAATCCAAGGCCCATCACCACCTAGAAAACCAAGTGGGAAACCACAATGGGAGGAAGCAAGAGCATCCCAGACACTAAGGTACCAAAGCATAGAGAATCCCCTACCCCTCATCCAAAATAGAGGACTTACAGTCTACAAGATGATTAGGCAAGCCCCAAATGCATTTGAGTAGCATGGAAAACCCTCAAACACCAACCTAACTACAGACAAAACCTTAAGGAGAAGAAAGGTTAGTAACAAGAAGAGGGGCTAGGAATACCCGAAACCCACCACAGGGAAAAATAAAAAttgtctaaaacccttaactattGTACACAATCATTAGGAAGCCATATGAAAGTAGGCACTGAAATAATATACCAGAAAAGCCCAATAAAAATGTAAATATCCACAAACCAAAGCGCCTACAACCAATAACCACAAGAAAACACCCACAACCCACCAATAGGGATTAAAAATAAAAGGACCAATGGTTAGACACAACACAAAAAGAATGACCTACACATTGGCCATGCCACAAGATAAGAGAGATCCACCACCATCTTCATCGTGCTCGTTATCACCATCTTCATCTTGTTCTTCCCCTACAACACCCTCTTTGCCTAAAACCTTAGCACACGATCCACTCTTCATCCTCAACGTATTAGAGGGAAATAGTTTGGATGAAGGGTTGTGGCCCTTTTTCTCATAAGAtataaataggaaatataatttgtttaTTGAAGACATAAAAAGGGAAAATAAGAAATTCGTCTAATAATTAAGAAAGCAATCGAATAAGAGAACTTGATCTAATATTATCAGGCTAAATTTATTAGGTTATGGATGGAAATGTAACATGAGTATATCAATACAACATTTACAACTTTTTTCTAATATAAAGGGAAAACAATCAAGGAAGATTAGAAAACATATTTAGCAAACAAATAATCAAACAATAAGAGATTAtctacatgtacacatacacatacacataccccACAAGATGTAACTTTTTAATATTACACTCATTATCTACATTTCCATCATCCTTATTAAGGTAATTAGACTAATTATTACTTGTCACTTGGTTGgtaaataaacatataaattaagTATGAACTTAAACCAAAGAATCTATTATGTTTGTTATATACATATTATAACTTTATTAGGAAACTATTTTAATCATTAAagatgagtatatatatatatatatatgggagagAGATTTTAACATTGTCCTTAAATAAGGAATGAGTTATTCTCCTTTTCATATATGCATATCTTAAGTATATGTGTGATTTAATGaatctaaatttaaattttataaatacAAATGCAttttacatacacatacataaatacatgtgtgtgtgtgtgtgtgtgtgtgtgtgtgtgtgtgtgtgtgtgtgtgtgtgtgtgtgtgtgtgtgtgtgtgtgtgtgtgtgtgtgtgtgtgtgtgtgtgtgtgtgcatatgtttATGATTAAGggtaaacaagttttgaggggaccaaaaATCCCATACAActggttttgaggggacccaaaaccccgtacaataggttttgaagggactcaaaaccccataggttttgaaaggacccaaaaccctcagattttactagGATCTGGAACCCACAATACAACGTTGCtgaaagaaaagaatattaatAAACTAGTAGCCAACTCACAAACTTGACATAGAAATGTCCCTAAGACATAAATAAGGGTTTTGTAAGGCTCCCTTAACCCATTGATTTTTCCATGGGTGTATCCAGGCACCCATCACCTTCAACAATACCAGATTacaatagatcaacatatactCACAATCTAGACTagtggggttttgaaaggctcccctaaccttcataaTGGGTTTTAAACTAGCTCCCAAAACCAACAAACAAGGGTTTTCCTAGAATCCCTCAACCTGAAACAAAATATTCATCTTGCTAACAACACAAATAATCTTTAACCAAAAACCAAAACTGGCCAGTCTAGGCCCTTTAAAATTGCTAGCATCCAACTTGCCATCCCAAAACCAACTATAAAAGAGAACAAGAGGGTTTTTATTGTCTCCCTCAACCCATAATAAGACAAGAGGGTTTTTACAGGCTCCCTCAATCCACAAAACCAACACAACAAGCAAAAGCAGTTGACATGCATCCTCACCTCAaatctccacctcaataagagatAGGTTCACTTCAATAAGACAAAGAGGGAAACATACCAATAAACAAGTTAAACCATTTGAGGCTATGAGAAACACAAGCCAGAACACTCCTTCACACTTGgtctccacctcaataagagaaAAGGCCACCTCGATAGGCCAGGAAGGAGAGGAGACAAAGTGCCCAAACAGTCTTTGCTCCACCAAAAAAAAAAGGACATCATCTCCCTTGCCACAATAGAGAACACCATAACAACGAGGGAACAAGAAAAATGAGGGGAAGGAGAAGCAAAAACCCTGACCCAAAATAATGCAAGAAGATACTAGAGGGTCTTCTCACCCCTAGAACACCAAAAATCCATCAGAACAGCCACACACTTTCGTGACCTAGCAGAGCTCTGCTTCCAGAAGATAGAGAAACCAGAGGAGAAGAAGGGATCCCCCAAAGCACACAAGAGAGGGTAGAGGCTGCACAAAACAACCAACACATCACATCAAAACCCCAAGGCCAGACCACCACCATCAAAAGCAATAGCGTGGATGGGCGGGGGAAATACATCAACCTCCCTGAGAAAAGCTCCAAAAGAACCCTTGAACACCCAGTAGCTACCAAAACAAGTCTACAAACTACCACTTCCAGTTGAGGAACATGCCAAAACGTAGGGGAAAGCACCAAACACAGCACGacaaacccattctagataggaaAAACCCCCACCCACTCCATCCACATTGTCATTCTCATCACTATCGCCAAGCCCTTCGTATATGTTcatatgttgttcatgatgttatTACGGGATTAAAAATCCCAGGGATTGTGTTATTAAAGAGATATTTATCTATTAAGATgtaaccctaatttgttgcaatttTAATTTTAGGGAAAACTCTAGGGaaaattaggaaggggacattagaGTGGGAGAATTCAATGAGTAAATGATCAAAATAATAATCTAATTACCAACTACAATATAAATAAAAGGTAGGAATAAATTTTTTCTACAATAATATTTGAAATATCACTTGAAACATCTATCCAATATAACCTTAATATTTCATATGACTTTAATACACAGTAAAAGAGATCCAACTACTCATCAAGAAGGTGTAAAAATGCTAATGTACATCAAATAAATAACTAAccaatattgaaggatatcaaaaaGGATAACTATGCAATTACTTAATGAATATTAAATGAGTAACAATTCTATTCTATCCTATTTTTCAATAATGAATTGGTTTTTCTCCTCACACCTAAAATTGAATCAACAAATTACCTATATTACATTGTCTTTCTTCAAAGGCTTGCCAAAACAACAAGATATGATTTAATATGTTTTGAACAAAGCTCATATAACATAATAAGAACTTCCACTTGTTATAGCCATGCATAGGTATTATTTGACATAAAATGACTACGATCTAGTTCTTTTGGGCCAACCTATTAGCATGTGTTCAAGCATAATCATTGAGTGATATCAAGCAACTAAAATCGCATGAAATTTAATTTCTATGTTTTTGATTACgtggaaaacaggttttgaaggggccctgaaaccctttataTCAAATTAGAAAAGAGATAAAACATGATAGGTCCAGCTTGAAAGCACATAACAACAAACAAAAATAGTTGGCAAAAACAAAAAGCCAATAAGAGAACCAAGAGTAACAAAAGGACAACACAATGACACTAAAGGGACAGCCAAAAGCACAAACCAACAGAACTAAGAAAAATTCTTAAGAAGGTCCATAGCCTCTTTCTCCAGTTGAGCCATAAAAAAATGATTTCTATGTTATTTCATGAAGAAGCTTATCATTAAGGGACCCTTGAGATGTTCCAAGCTGAAGGCAAAGCAACTTCCTTTCTTGTTTGAAGGAACCGATGATCactaaaaaaaataacaaacttATGCATTTTGAAATATTGCAATATTAACATCATTAATTGATATGATAATAGTCCATTGGTTTGAAATATTATTTACTCATATATAGGTGAATAAGGATATAGCAAAAACCACAATTGGCCTTCTCTAGATGATATTTTTTGTATGCAAAATTAAATAATTGCTTGCATATTTCCATTTATTCTAAAAGCATGGGCTATTGATAAAATTTAAGCCTTAATATCATGTAGGCTTGattgtgattttaaaaaaaatctattcgGGTCATGATAACTTGCCACATTCTCCTTTACAAGTTCTATGCGCTGAACAAAACatatttttttacaaattttgAGCTACTAAACATATATTGTAGAAGCATCGATAAAAACTATGAACTATTTCATAGAATTCCTCAAGGAAACACAGGCTCATAAAAACATTAAATGTAGTAAGGAACCAAAAGAAATCATTGAAAAGACTTAAAAAGATTACCTATAAAAAATATAGGCAAGAGAAAGGCCTCCAATTTGACCTCCCTTATCTAGGCATCTTCATATAACAAGTCATCCTTGTTTAGCAAGTGCTAGTATACAAAGAGAAGAAGATAGCTAAGTCTACATGGTTGCCTTAAAGCTCTTCCTATGTGACATTATTTTAGACAAATTTTCATGTAAAAATATAGAACTTCTTTATAAAAATCTAATTCTTGATGTAAGCAACAAGCATTGATTGAGAAACTCATTTGAAATTCATGACCCTTGATTATGAATCCTGCCAATAAATAAAGACCCCATCAGATGTAACTtgctaatttttcattcattatctACAATGCCATCATTCTTGTGAAGGTACTTAGTTTAATTATTACTTGCAACCCATTCAGTGAATAAACATATAAATTAACTATGCTCTTAAACCAAATAATAATCCTTAAGTAGGGAATTTTTTATTCTCTTTTTCATATATGCATATCTTAAGTATACATGTGATTATAAATACAAATGCATTTTACATCAATATACAAGGTTGAAATTAATTGTTAGATGTTATTCACCATTTTTGTTGAATATGATTTAACATTTGTTAACTATTGTCTTGAAATTCAAGAGACTTTTACCATTGTTATAAATGTAACATTTATTTGGTTTAATAATTGAGTTCTTATGTTGGTTAGCTATGTCTTGGTAGAAGGCAATGCTCGCATTGGACCTTTTGTAATTGCTTAGGAGAATAAAATATATCTTGAGGAAATCCTTCCTCGGAAAGACACTATTATAATGACTTACTTCAAGGGATAATCTAAGATATCTGATTGTAATGACAATGACTTCAATTAGGTGACTAGTGTTAAAGTGTTAGCCTTTGTTGGTAAACATTGgtgcaatatttttattttattatattataaataaaatatcaaatcatATAACTTGTATCTTAGAAATATGTAGAATAATTCAATTTCACATATAGATAGATAGATTACACAacttgaaatgtaaaaaaaataaaaagtgtgTAAAACACCATCACATGTGATTCAAAATCAGAGTCTTATTCTTATAATTGcctcttatatttatttaataattagaatcaCATGATTATAAATCATTGAAATAAGAGGCTTGATATTATCATAGTCCACTTacgtaaataaaaatatttttataataatattgtaGAGTTTTTTTATCAATTTGTTGGATCATATTTTATGATCtaccatcaatttttttttaaatgatgacaaattataaaatataatcaaaACATTTAATAACAAAAACCCACAAAATTATTAAAAAGtcttattaatattttaaattcaagTCTTCCTCTCCCAGACAGCATAATCCTGTCCAGAAGTGTTAAGCTGGAAATCATTTGAAGGCTGAAACTGTCCCAGATTAAGTCTGGATCCAATCTTCATGATAACCCTATCCTCAATGTTGGCCATGTACAGGTCGCTCTCGGCGGTCAAGATGGTGCAAGCGCTATTGGCCCTGATCTTGTTTCTCTTTCGTATTTCAACAAACTTCTTTATGTTCTCTTTGAAATTCTTGTCCTGGAAATGATCATAAAACTGCACGCGGACAGTCACCCATCAGAATTACAACCAAATCACAACCCAAATCAATCTAATAATAACAGCAAACAAACAAGACAAGAGATTGAAAAGCATTACAATGGTGGGTATCCCAGGGTGAGTGAGAATATAGAGGTATCCTTGAGTAATTTTATCATAAGGAAAGGGCCACGTATTCTGCTGAGAAGAGCCCGTGTCGTGGTTGTCAATGAAAGTGACGGCCTTTTCAGGCAAGAGGCCGATCATACCGGAGGGCTTGCCGTTCGAATCCCGTAAGCGCCAGAGCTCGTTTTCCTTGAGAGCGTACTGCAAAAGTCCTTTGGTAGTAAAATCAAAAACAGTAGTGCGATCTCCGGCGGAGTGAACCCAATCGACCAGTGCCTGTCTCTGCCGAGAAGCATCCTCCAGGTGCTCCCCTCCATTTCCAAAACTCCCTATTTCCCACACCTCTCCCACAGAAAAAGCCGGGCCTGTGTTTTGCACGTACTGAACCAGAGAACTCACAGGGTATCCTAGGGCAAAGTCAAATCTCCACCCGTCGAAGCCAATGTCGGACATGAGCCACTTCATCCATTCCGACAACTCGCTCTGCACACGCGAATTTGTGTGATCGATATCAGGGGCGCCCGTGAAATCGTCTTTAGGGTTTTCCTCCTTGCCCGAGCCACACGAATAGGGTTTGTCGTTCATGGGAACGGCCCAAGCGCCCCAGTCTAGCTTTTCATCATCCGTTCCTCCCTCGAATATACAAGGGTAGCCTTTGTCGTCCTTCTTTGAGCCCATCCGATGAT encodes:
- the LOC131028030 gene encoding alpha-amylase, giving the protein MGKNGGKLLGAVILLGLVTYAWAQTPSPAGGGKIVSNPLDIIFFQGFVWQSWKSDSWYNVLKEAAFEIADAGITDVWFPPASQSAADGPQGYLPEKLYDLESNYGTSEQLRQAVQAFKQNGVRCVADIVINHRMGSKKDDKGYPCIFEGGTDDEKLDWGAWAVPMNDKPYSCGSGKEENPKDDFTGAPDIDHTNSRVQSELSEWMKWLMSDIGFDGWRFDFALGYPVSSLVQYVQNTGPAFSVGEVWEIGSFGNGGEHLEDASRQRQALVDWVHSAGDRTTVFDFTTKGLLQYALKENELWRLRDSNGKPSGMIGLLPEKAVTFIDNHDTGSSQQNTWPFPYDKITQGYLYILTHPGIPTIFYDHFQDKNFKENIKKFVEIRKRNKIRANSACTILTAESDLYMANIEDRVIMKIGSRLNLGQFQPSNDFQLNTSGQDYAVWERKT